Proteins found in one Abyssibius alkaniclasticus genomic segment:
- a CDS encoding DUF4276 family protein: MKETLNALLPKLAVDRRDVQIIAFDGVGNMEKSLPAQLRAVSKERDTKVLILRDNDNGNCAEHKARLVEMINRAGLAGRARVRVVCQMLEGWFIGDTNALDSSRHLTKPIPKRLKTCDPDSQPNPKAELRKLRDGYTEIKGAQAIAKHMDPKNNRSKSFRYTVQAIRCLTA; this comes from the coding sequence ATGAAGGAAACACTCAACGCTCTCTTGCCCAAGCTTGCGGTTGATCGCCGAGATGTGCAAATCATCGCTTTCGATGGGGTGGGGAACATGGAGAAGAGCCTTCCTGCCCAGTTACGTGCCGTATCGAAGGAGCGCGATACGAAAGTGCTGATCCTGCGTGACAATGACAACGGCAATTGCGCGGAGCACAAAGCTAGGCTTGTCGAAATGATCAATCGTGCAGGACTGGCAGGGAGGGCCCGCGTCCGCGTCGTTTGTCAGATGCTGGAGGGCTGGTTCATTGGCGATACAAATGCTTTAGACAGTTCAAGGCATCTGACAAAGCCCATACCTAAGCGTTTGAAAACCTGCGACCCTGACAGCCAGCCCAATCCAAAGGCGGAGCTGCGCAAACTCCGTGACGGCTATACGGAAATCAAGGGCGCCCAAGCCATCGCCAAGCATATGGACCCCAAAAACAACCGGTCGAAAAGCTTCCGCTACACAGTTCAGGCGATCCGTTGCCTGACCGCTTAA
- the leuD gene encoding 3-isopropylmalate dehydratase small subunit: MEKFTKITGVAAPMPLVNVDTDMIIPKQFLKTIKRSGLGVNLFDEMRFNQDGSEIPDFVLNQPAYRNAQILVAGENFGCGSSREHAPWALLDFGIRVVISTSFADIFYNNCFKNGILPIVLPQEDVDKLMDDARRGANAVVSVDLENQVITGPDGGEIGFEVDAFKKHCLINGLDDIGLTLQKVDAIGGFEDRYKTAAPWV, encoded by the coding sequence ATGGAAAAATTCACCAAAATCACTGGCGTGGCCGCGCCCATGCCGCTTGTGAATGTCGATACCGACATGATCATCCCCAAACAGTTCCTCAAAACCATCAAGCGTTCGGGCCTTGGGGTGAACCTGTTTGACGAGATGCGTTTCAATCAGGATGGCAGCGAGATTCCTGATTTCGTTCTCAACCAGCCCGCCTATCGCAACGCCCAGATTCTTGTGGCGGGCGAGAACTTTGGCTGCGGGTCTTCGCGTGAACACGCGCCTTGGGCCTTGCTTGATTTCGGCATTCGTGTTGTGATCTCAACCAGTTTTGCTGATATCTTTTATAATAACTGTTTCAAAAACGGTATTCTGCCAATTGTGTTACCGCAAGAAGATGTCGATAAACTGATGGATGATGCGCGGCGTGGCGCGAATGCAGTGGTAAGTGTTGACCTTGAAAACCAGGTGATTACTGGGCCGGATGGCGGCGAGATCGGGTTCGAGGTTGATGCGTTCAAGAAACACTGCCTGATCAACGGGCTTGATGATATTGGCCTCACGCTGCAAAAGGTGGATGCGATCGGGGGCTTTGAAGACCGCTACAAAACGGCGGCGCCCTGGGTCTGA
- a CDS encoding endonuclease/exonuclease/phosphatase family protein: protein MIRLALFLSWLGLACQAETLRVVNWNVALDRDGPGLLLAEIRKDGPEIAAILQDLVQRNADILLLVGFDNDYAGQSLAAFQARLAAAGLNYSSALALVGNAGMPSGLDLDGDGQLNGWGDNWGFGRYPGHDSTVLLSRYPLAVSRRWTKLRWADLPNARMPQRGNAPFPDAETAAQLRLSSGGHWQVTAQTPAGDVNLLISYPTPPTFDGPEQRNRLRNNDEIAFWQHYLNGAPLADDAGNSSPPGDAPFIILGDLNADPDAGDGIKTAMRALLADPRLINPAALDQPTAFWAGLPPMRVDYILPSARFRIVDGGVAGAVEGTRTAHRLVWLDVALD, encoded by the coding sequence TTGATCAGGCTTGCGCTGTTTTTGAGCTGGCTTGGCCTGGCCTGTCAGGCCGAAACCCTGCGTGTTGTGAACTGGAATGTCGCGCTCGACCGGGACGGGCCGGGGCTTTTGCTGGCCGAGATCCGCAAGGACGGCCCTGAAATTGCGGCGATCCTGCAAGACCTTGTGCAGCGCAATGCCGATATTCTGCTGCTCGTCGGGTTTGACAATGATTATGCGGGCCAAAGCCTTGCGGCTTTTCAGGCCCGTCTGGCCGCGGCGGGGTTGAATTATTCCAGCGCGCTTGCGCTGGTTGGCAATGCGGGAATGCCGTCGGGGCTGGACCTTGATGGCGATGGGCAATTGAACGGCTGGGGCGATAATTGGGGCTTCGGGCGCTATCCGGGCCATGATTCCACGGTGCTGCTGTCGCGCTATCCGCTCGCGGTTTCGCGCCGTTGGACCAAATTGCGCTGGGCCGACCTGCCCAATGCCCGAATGCCGCAACGTGGCAATGCACCGTTTCCAGATGCGGAAACTGCCGCGCAGCTTCGCCTGTCATCGGGTGGGCATTGGCAAGTGACCGCGCAGACACCGGCGGGTGATGTGAATTTGCTCATTTCATACCCGACTCCGCCCACATTTGATGGGCCGGAGCAACGCAACCGTTTGCGCAACAATGACGAAATCGCCTTCTGGCAGCATTATCTGAACGGCGCGCCGCTTGCCGATGATGCGGGCAATTCCAGCCCGCCGGGCGATGCACCCTTCATCATTCTCGGGGATCTTAACGCCGACCCGGATGCGGGTGATGGCATCAAGACCGCGATGCGCGCGCTGCTGGCCGACCCGCGCCTGATCAACCCTGCCGCACTTGACCAGCCCACTGCCTTTTGGGCGGGTCTGCCGCCGATGCGGGTAGACTATATCCTGCCCTCGGCCCGGTTTCGCATTGTCGATGGCGGTGTCGCGGGCGCCGTCGAGGGCACTAGGACCGCGCATCGGCTGGTCTGGCTGGATGTGGCGCTAGACTAG
- a CDS encoding epimerase has product MNTVLILGASGNFGSHAAAAFSRAGWQVRRYKRGSDIAAAAQGVDVVVNAMNPPGYRNWAKFQPEIAALGLKAARVSGATLLVPGNVYNFGTAAAPWGVDTPQRPQTRKGRIRVAMEQSLRDATDVQVIILRGGDFIADGGGQGVFGLVVAKQLGKGVVTAMGDMNAAHAYAYLPDMARAAVELAAARDSLPRFADIPFAGHRLSIRQIADTYAALLNRSMRIKPFGWWMLRLASPFMVLARELLEMRYLASHPHWMENTELRRYLPDFKPTTTEAMLSAAMPASLAPHPARPADARS; this is encoded by the coding sequence ATGAACACGGTTTTGATTTTGGGCGCATCGGGCAATTTCGGCAGCCATGCGGCGGCGGCATTTTCCAGGGCTGGCTGGCAGGTGCGGCGCTATAAGCGTGGCAGCGATATTGCCGCCGCCGCACAGGGGGTTGATGTTGTGGTGAACGCGATGAACCCGCCGGGCTACAGGAACTGGGCCAAATTCCAGCCCGAAATTGCCGCGCTTGGCCTAAAGGCTGCGCGCGTGTCGGGGGCCACGCTGCTGGTGCCGGGCAATGTTTACAACTTTGGCACCGCAGCCGCCCCCTGGGGGGTGGATACGCCACAGCGCCCGCAGACACGCAAAGGCAGAATTCGCGTGGCGATGGAGCAAAGCCTGCGCGACGCGACCGATGTGCAGGTGATCATTTTGCGCGGCGGTGATTTCATTGCCGATGGCGGTGGGCAGGGTGTGTTCGGGCTGGTGGTGGCAAAGCAGCTTGGCAAGGGCGTGGTCACCGCGATGGGCGACATGAACGCCGCCCATGCCTATGCCTATCTGCCCGATATGGCCCGCGCCGCCGTGGAGCTGGCCGCAGCCCGCGACAGCCTGCCGCGCTTTGCCGATATTCCCTTTGCGGGCCACAGGCTGAGCATTCGGCAAATCGCCGATACATATGCAGCGCTGTTGAACCGTTCGATGCGCATCAAACCCTTTGGCTGGTGGATGCTGCGCCTTGCTTCGCCCTTCATGGTGCTGGCGCGGGAATTGCTGGAAATGCGCTATCTGGCAAGCCACCCGCATTGGATGGAAAACACCGAACTGCGCCGCTATCTGCCGGATTTCAAGCCGACCACGACCGAAGCGATGCTTTCGGCGGCCATGCCCGCTAGTCTAGCGCCACATCCAGCCAGACCAGCCGATGCGCGGTCCTAG
- a CDS encoding LysR family transcriptional regulator: MDNVDHLDWALLSAVRAVAEHGSLSAAARAIGTSQPTLGRQIHAAEAALGCTLFARHPKGLQPSEACTALLPQLHQMAEAAARLKLAASGFRAGVQGTVRITASTTVALNQLPRALAKMRLDEPRISYDVVPSDSVESLLFGKADIAIRMFRPTAPDMVVRFLGEIKLGLFAHETYLARRGVPVTAAEMLAHDLVGYDTDTRIIDFMTSMGLPVNRAHFVARSDSDVHYMALIAAGLGIGAMQLRLGQQTPGLVQILPDTPLPVLPAHLVAQADLLRNPRVRKAWDMLARHLLA, from the coding sequence ATGGATAATGTAGATCACCTCGACTGGGCCTTGCTTAGCGCCGTGCGCGCGGTGGCCGAACATGGCTCGCTATCTGCTGCTGCGCGCGCCATTGGCACCAGCCAGCCCACTTTGGGGCGGCAGATTCATGCCGCCGAAGCCGCGCTTGGCTGCACGCTGTTTGCGCGCCATCCAAAGGGGTTGCAGCCAAGTGAAGCCTGCACGGCCTTGCTGCCGCAATTGCACCAGATGGCGGAAGCAGCGGCGCGGCTGAAGCTGGCGGCAAGCGGCTTCAGGGCAGGGGTGCAGGGCACGGTGCGCATCACCGCATCCACCACCGTTGCGCTCAATCAACTGCCGCGCGCGCTGGCGAAAATGCGGCTGGACGAGCCGCGCATCAGCTATGATGTCGTGCCAAGCGACAGCGTTGAAAGCCTGCTGTTCGGCAAGGCCGATATCGCCATCCGCATGTTTCGCCCGACCGCGCCCGATATGGTCGTGCGCTTTTTGGGTGAAATAAAGCTTGGCCTGTTCGCGCATGAAACCTATCTGGCGCGGCGGGGTGTGCCCGTAACCGCTGCCGAAATGCTGGCCCATGACCTTGTCGGCTATGATACCGATACACGTATCATCGATTTCATGACCAGCATGGGCCTGCCGGTTAACCGCGCGCATTTTGTGGCCCGCAGCGATTCCGATGTGCATTACATGGCGCTGATCGCTGCCGGCCTTGGCATTGGAGCCATGCAGCTGCGCCTTGGCCAGCAAACCCCCGGCCTTGTGCAAATTTTGCCCGACACGCCATTGCCCGTGCTGCCGGCACATTTGGTGGCGCAAGCCGATTTGCTGCGCAATCCACGGGTGCGCAAGGCCTGGGATATGCTGGCGCGCCACCTGCTGGCTTGA
- the leuB gene encoding 3-isopropylmalate dehydrogenase has protein sequence MSNPSLLILPGDGIGPEVMAEVRKVITWFGDARGLKFDVEEDLVGGAAYDAHGTPLHDDTMARAQAADAVLLGAVGGPKYDALDFSVKPERGLLRLRKEMDLFANLRPAQCFDALADFSSLKRDVVAGLDIMIVRELTSGVYFGEPRGIFPDNEGGRVGINTQRYTTEEIRRVARAAFELARKRNNKLCSMEKANVMESGILWREEVQWVHDNEYSDVELSHMYADNGAMQLVRWPKQFDVIVTDNLFGDVLSDCAAMLTGSLGMLPSASLGAPMANGRPKAMYEPVHGSAPDITGQGKANPIACILSFAMALRYSFDEGEAATLLEGAVQKVLAGGARTADLLGPQGGTAISTTEMGDAIVAALAASQ, from the coding sequence ATGTCCAACCCATCATTGCTCATTCTCCCCGGCGACGGGATCGGCCCGGAAGTCATGGCCGAGGTCCGCAAGGTCATCACCTGGTTTGGCGATGCGCGCGGGCTGAAATTTGATGTGGAAGAAGACCTTGTGGGCGGCGCCGCCTATGATGCGCATGGCACGCCCTTGCATGATGACACGATGGCCAGGGCCCAGGCCGCCGATGCCGTGCTGCTGGGTGCGGTTGGCGGCCCGAAATACGATGCGCTCGATTTCAGCGTAAAGCCCGAGCGTGGCCTGCTGCGCCTGCGCAAGGAAATGGATTTGTTTGCCAACCTGCGCCCCGCGCAATGCTTTGATGCGCTGGCCGATTTTTCGAGCCTGAAGCGCGATGTGGTTGCCGGGCTCGATATCATGATCGTGCGCGAACTCACCTCGGGTGTGTATTTCGGCGAACCGCGCGGCATTTTCCCCGATAATGAGGGCGGGCGCGTGGGTATCAACACCCAGCGTTACACCACCGAGGAGATCCGACGCGTGGCGCGCGCGGCCTTCGAGCTGGCGCGCAAGCGCAACAACAAGCTTTGTTCGATGGAAAAGGCCAATGTCATGGAAAGCGGCATTCTGTGGCGCGAAGAGGTGCAATGGGTGCATGACAACGAATACTCCGATGTCGAACTTTCCCATATGTATGCCGATAACGGTGCCATGCAGCTTGTGCGCTGGCCCAAGCAGTTTGACGTGATCGTCACCGATAACCTGTTTGGCGATGTGCTGAGCGATTGCGCCGCCATGCTGACCGGCTCGCTTGGCATGTTGCCCAGCGCCAGCCTTGGCGCACCAATGGCGAATGGGCGCCCGAAGGCGATGTATGAGCCGGTGCATGGTTCCGCCCCCGATATTACCGGGCAGGGCAAGGCCAACCCGATTGCCTGCATCCTGAGCTTTGCAATGGCGCTGCGCTATTCGTTTGACGAGGGCGAAGCCGCCACCTTGCTGGAAGGTGCGGTTCAGAAAGTGCTGGCCGGTGGCGCGCGCACGGCCGATTTGCTTGGCCCGCAAGGTGGCACGGCGATCAGCACCACCGAAATGGGCGACGCGATTGTGGCAGCACTGGCCGCAAGCCAGTAG
- a CDS encoding SDR family NAD(P)-dependent oxidoreductase, with translation MPLVSEKTRIILKLFTPQRRKPNPRHALAAAERDLAGKTIVFTGGTDGIGRVAVEMLHQMGAHVVVPGRDAAKGKALLAALAARGGRGKASFEPCDLADLQSVKDCAARILAAQSRIDVLVNCAGINAMSDVPTKDGFAMNWSVNYLAPVLLTRLLLDRLRDAAPARIVNLTTDTAYLDVIDLETMETDPDLGQKDSYAASKLAFEMFSVDLAQSLSGSGVTVNLQHPGYIRSNLLRNLRGAERVMQGVMRIMASPTEVGADRIVRQVAASGFNGVSGVLIAEDTQRAHHSEVGIAAKRQRLAAFTDRILARWL, from the coding sequence ATGCCGCTTGTCAGCGAAAAAACCCGTATCATCCTGAAACTCTTCACCCCGCAACGCCGCAAGCCAAACCCGCGCCATGCGCTGGCGGCCGCCGAGCGCGACCTTGCTGGCAAGACGATTGTCTTTACCGGCGGCACCGATGGAATTGGTCGCGTGGCGGTTGAGATGCTGCACCAGATGGGCGCGCATGTGGTGGTGCCTGGCCGCGATGCCGCCAAGGGCAAGGCGCTGCTTGCCGCGCTTGCCGCGCGCGGCGGTCGTGGCAAAGCCAGCTTTGAGCCTTGCGACCTGGCCGATCTGCAAAGCGTGAAAGACTGCGCCGCGCGCATTCTGGCCGCGCAGAGCCGCATAGATGTGCTGGTCAACTGCGCGGGCATCAACGCGATGAGCGATGTGCCAACCAAAGATGGTTTTGCGATGAACTGGTCGGTCAACTATCTGGCCCCGGTGCTGCTGACGCGGCTATTGCTTGACCGGCTGCGCGACGCGGCACCGGCGCGCATTGTCAACCTGACAACCGACACCGCCTATCTGGATGTGATCGACCTTGAGACGATGGAAACCGACCCGGACCTTGGCCAGAAGGACAGTTATGCCGCCTCGAAACTGGCATTCGAGATGTTTTCGGTCGATCTGGCGCAAAGCCTTTCGGGCAGTGGTGTTACCGTCAACCTTCAGCATCCGGGCTATATCCGGTCCAACCTGCTGCGCAATCTGCGCGGGGCCGAGAGGGTGATGCAGGGCGTGATGCGCATCATGGCCTCGCCAACCGAGGTGGGGGCCGACCGGATTGTGCGTCAGGTGGCCGCGTCAGGATTCAACGGCGTTTCGGGCGTGCTGATCGCCGAGGACACGCAACGCGCGCATCATTCCGAAGTGGGGATTGCGGCAAAGCGCCAGCGGCTCGCCGCGTTTACCGACAGGATTCTGGCGCGCTGGCTGTAG
- a CDS encoding TetR/AcrR family transcriptional regulator, which yields MPIMIKTENNILNAAMRMFSRYGVKRTSMADLAQEAGISRQTLYNAYKNKDEVLRALIRAFASAALADSTKALRNVHDLGGQLDIVLHNLTVTGFDLVAQMPNAQDLIDGFNASGKAEMDAAAETFRLLIADLLKPHHAALARNGLDADALADFVQHAAKAMGRTARDRAHLLQQLHSLRQLCLAATAA from the coding sequence ATGCCGATCATGATAAAAACCGAAAACAATATCCTGAACGCCGCAATGCGGATGTTTTCGCGCTATGGCGTGAAGCGCACCAGCATGGCTGACCTCGCGCAGGAGGCGGGAATAAGCCGCCAAACGCTCTACAATGCCTACAAGAACAAGGACGAGGTGCTGCGGGCGCTGATCCGCGCTTTTGCCAGCGCCGCTTTGGCCGACAGCACAAAGGCGCTGCGCAATGTGCATGACCTTGGCGGCCAGCTCGATATCGTGTTGCATAACCTGACGGTGACAGGCTTTGACCTTGTCGCACAAATGCCCAATGCGCAGGATCTGATCGACGGTTTCAACGCCTCTGGCAAGGCAGAGATGGACGCCGCCGCCGAGACATTCCGCCTGCTGATCGCAGATCTGCTGAAGCCGCACCATGCGGCACTGGCGCGAAACGGGCTGGATGCAGACGCATTGGCCGATTTCGTGCAACATGCGGCCAAGGCAATGGGCCGAACGGCGCGCGACAGGGCGCATCTATTGCAACAATTGCACAGCCTCAGGCAGCTTTGCCTGGCAGCAACGGCAGCCTAG
- a CDS encoding MFS transporter, with amino-acid sequence MALHVRHPVWVFSAQPGAWTFTLLFFVESVSRATLATVMPLVAYGIFGDKQSVSLAYTAVSLVALALSFTIPSLIRHLSRRWTYSLGALLLAACALLLNMGMGWSMVLAMLLRTFGAALLNITLNLYIMDNIRKQQLVRSEPQRYAIATIAWTAAPFIGAWSYGSYGVLAPTLFSAGAAVALFAVFWMVRLNEKLPIRAAKAGAARVINPLSAVPRFVAQPRLRLAWAIAFSRSSFWVTFFIYTPILMLEGGYSATTAGAIVAFGNLMLFTNIFVERIARRYSVRRILAGAQICAALALVPTALFAANNALAAGILLVVASFFVSVMDGLGPVPFLRAVRAHERPQMTTVYRTYLDVSELIPPLVYAALFGLAGFTGVFLALAALMGAMGLTALRYLPRSL; translated from the coding sequence ATGGCTTTGCATGTGCGTCATCCGGTTTGGGTTTTCAGCGCCCAGCCCGGCGCGTGGACCTTTACGCTGCTGTTTTTCGTCGAATCCGTATCGCGGGCGACTTTGGCCACGGTCATGCCGCTGGTCGCCTATGGGATTTTCGGTGACAAGCAAAGCGTATCGCTGGCCTATACGGCTGTGTCGCTTGTTGCGCTGGCGCTGAGCTTCACCATTCCCAGCCTCATCCGCCACCTGTCGCGCCGCTGGACCTATTCTTTGGGCGCGCTGTTGCTGGCGGCCTGCGCGCTGTTGCTCAATATGGGCATGGGGTGGAGCATGGTTCTGGCCATGCTGTTGCGCACTTTCGGGGCGGCGCTGCTGAACATCACGCTCAACCTTTACATCATGGACAATATCCGCAAACAGCAATTGGTGCGCTCGGAACCGCAGCGTTATGCCATTGCCACAATCGCCTGGACGGCGGCGCCGTTCATCGGTGCCTGGTCCTATGGCAGCTACGGGGTGCTGGCCCCGACCCTGTTCAGCGCCGGGGCGGCGGTGGCGCTGTTTGCGGTGTTCTGGATGGTGCGGCTGAACGAGAAACTGCCCATACGCGCCGCAAAAGCAGGCGCGGCACGGGTGATCAACCCGTTATCGGCCGTGCCGCGCTTTGTGGCCCAACCACGCCTGCGGCTGGCCTGGGCGATTGCCTTTTCACGCTCGTCCTTTTGGGTGACGTTTTTCATCTATACCCCGATTCTGATGCTCGAAGGCGGCTATTCGGCCACCACGGCGGGCGCGATTGTAGCATTTGGCAACCTGATGCTGTTCACCAATATCTTTGTTGAGCGCATTGCGCGGCGCTACAGCGTGCGCCGCATTCTGGCGGGCGCGCAAATATGTGCAGCCCTTGCGCTTGTGCCAACCGCGCTTTTCGCCGCCAATAACGCGCTGGCCGCCGGCATTCTGCTTGTCGTGGCCTCCTTCTTTGTTTCGGTGATGGACGGGCTTGGCCCGGTGCCGTTTCTGCGCGCCGTCCGCGCCCATGAGCGCCCGCAAATGACCACGGTTTACCGCACCTATCTGGATGTTTCCGAGCTGATTCCACCGCTGGTATACGCCGCGTTGTTTGGCCTTGCAGGCTTTACCGGCGTGTTCCTGGCGCTGGCGGCGCTGATGGGCGCAATGGGGCTGACCGCGCTGCGCTACCTGCCGCGCAGCCTGTAG
- a CDS encoding aspartate-semialdehyde dehydrogenase — protein MGYNIVVVGATGNVGREMLNILAEREFPVAKIAALASRRSLGTECSFGDKTLTTQDLDGFDFTGWDIALFAVGSEATKKYAPIAAKAGCVVIDNSSLYRYDPLVPLIVPEVNPDAIEQYKNKNIIANPNCSTAQMVVALKPLHDRARIKRVVVSTYQSVSGAGKEGMDELWLQTKGIYVPGQEYESKKFTKQIAFNVIPHIDVFLEDGQTKEEWKMVAETKKIVDPKIKVTATCVRVPVFVGHSEAINIEFEDHLDEAEARDILREAPGIMVVDKREDGGYVTPTECVGEFATYISRIRQDPTIDNGINLWCVSDNLRKGAALNAVQIAELLGRRVLKKG, from the coding sequence ATGGGCTATAATATCGTCGTCGTTGGCGCCACGGGCAATGTGGGCCGCGAAATGCTGAACATTCTGGCCGAACGGGAATTTCCCGTCGCCAAGATCGCCGCGCTGGCTTCGCGCCGTTCGCTGGGCACCGAATGCAGCTTTGGCGATAAAACCCTGACCACCCAGGATCTGGACGGGTTTGATTTCACCGGCTGGGACATTGCGCTGTTTGCCGTGGGGTCCGAGGCCACCAAAAAATACGCGCCCATCGCCGCCAAGGCTGGCTGCGTGGTGATCGATAACAGCTCGCTTTACCGCTATGACCCGCTTGTGCCGCTGATCGTGCCCGAGGTGAACCCGGACGCCATTGAGCAGTATAAAAACAAGAACATCATCGCCAACCCCAACTGTTCCACCGCGCAAATGGTTGTGGCGCTGAAACCCCTGCATGACCGTGCGCGCATCAAGCGCGTTGTGGTCAGCACCTACCAGTCGGTTTCCGGTGCTGGCAAGGAAGGCATGGACGAGCTTTGGCTACAGACCAAGGGCATTTATGTGCCCGGTCAGGAATATGAGTCCAAGAAATTCACCAAGCAGATCGCCTTCAACGTGATCCCGCATATTGATGTGTTTCTGGAAGACGGCCAGACCAAGGAAGAATGGAAAATGGTCGCCGAAACCAAGAAGATCGTTGACCCGAAGATCAAGGTCACGGCAACCTGCGTGCGCGTGCCGGTCTTTGTTGGCCATTCCGAGGCGATCAATATCGAGTTTGAAGACCATCTGGACGAGGCCGAAGCGCGCGACATTCTGCGCGAAGCCCCGGGGATCATGGTGGTCGATAAGCGCGAAGATGGCGGCTATGTCACCCCAACCGAATGCGTGGGCGAATTTGCCACCTATATCAGCCGTATCCGCCAGGACCCGACGATTGATAATGGCATCAACCTGTGGTGCGTATCTGACAATTTGCGCAAGGGTGCGGCGCTCAACGCCGTGCAAATCGCCGAACTTCTGGGCCGCCGTGTGCTGAAAAAAGGCTAA